The following proteins come from a genomic window of Ictalurus furcatus strain D&B chromosome 12, Billie_1.0, whole genome shotgun sequence:
- the ttc26 gene encoding intraflagellar transport protein 56 isoform X4: MILSRVKPALGGETSLSSSEKKRKNKSKKIPRVEDYLNQRDYLGAITLLEFQRNGGTAEENTDLWLGYCAFHLGDHKRAMEEYKTLTLSPDCPSDVWVFLGCALFFLGLYKEAEVAALKGPKIQLQNRLLFHLAHKFGDEKKLMGFHQNLEDVTEDQLSLASIHYMRSHYQEAIDIYKRILLQNREFLALNVYVALCYYKLDYYDVSQEVLAVYLQSVPDSTIALNLKACNHFRLYNGKAAEAELKNLMDISSSSFEFAKELIRHNLVVFRGGEGALQVLPPLIDVITEARLNLVIYYLRQDDVQEAYNLIKDLEPTTPQEYILKGVVNAALGQEIGSRDHLKIAQQFFQLVGGSASECDTIPGRQCMASCFFLLKQFEDVLIYLNSVKAKAALGNFKEAEEVFLLIQSEKIRNDYVYLSWLARCYIMNQKARLAWELYLKMETSADSFSLLQLIANDCYKMGQFYYAAKAFDVLERLDHQNPEYWEGKRGACVGIFQLILAGREPRETLKEVLPMLRSAGNPQVEYIIRIMKKWAKDNRVAL; the protein is encoded by the exons ATG atCTTGTCTCGGGTGAAGCCGGCACTCGGTGGTGAAACCTCGCTGAGCTCCAgtgagaagaaaaggaagaataaGAGTAAAAAGATTCCTCGGGTAGAAGATTACCTCAACCAGAGAGACTACCTGGGAGCCATTACACTGCTGGAG TTCCAGAGGAATGGTGGAACAGCTGAGGAGAACACGGACCTCTGGTTAGGCTATTGTGCCTTCCACTTAGGAGACCACAAGAGAGcgatggag GAGTATAAGACCCTGACCCTGAGCCCCGACTGTCCCTCTGATGTCTGGGTGTTTCTGGGCTGCGCTCTGTTTTTCCTCGGCCTTTATAAAGAAGCAGAAGTTGCTGCGCTCAAAG gaCCAAAGATTCAGCTACAGAACCGACTTCTCTTTCACTTAGcacacaag TTTGGTGATGAGAAGAAGTTGATGGGATTCCACCAGAACCTGGAGGATGTGACAGAGGACCAGCTGAGCCTCGCCTCCATCCACTACATGAGGTCACACTACCAGGAGGCCATCGATATCTACAAACGCATATTACTGCAGAACAG ggaGTTCCTGGCTCTGAACGTGTACGTAGCTCTCTGTTACTATAAACTGGATTATTACGACGTGTCTCAGGAGGTTCTGGCCGTTTATCTGCAGAGTGTTCCTGACTCCACCATCGCCCTCAACCTCAAAGCCTGCAATCACTTCAGACTGTACAATGGCAAAGCTGCTGag GCTGAGCTGAAGAACCTGATGGACATCTCCTCCAGCTCGTTTGAGTTCGCTAAAGAGCTGATCCGACACAACCTCGTGGTGTTCCGAGGAGGTGAAGGAGCTCTACAGGTTCTCCCTCCTCTCATCGATGTCATCACTGAGGCTCGGCTCAACCTTGTCATCTACTACCTCAGACagg ATGATGTTCAGGAAGCATATAATCTGATTAAAGACCTGGAACCCACAACCCCTCAG gagtACATCCTTAAAGGAGTGGTGAACGCAGCACTCGGACAGGAAATCGGATCT AGGGATCATTTGAAGATTGCACAGCAGTTTTTCCAGCTGGTCGGAGGTTCAGCTAGTGAATGCG acactATCCCTGGTCGACAGTGTATGGCTTCCTGCTTCTTCCTGCTGAAACAGTTTGAGGACGTGCTGATCTATCTCAACTCAGTAAAg GCCAAAGCTGCTTTAGGGAACTTTAAAGAGGCCGAGGAG gtgttcctgctCATCCAGAGTGAGAAGATCAGGAATGACTATGTGTATCTGAGCTGGCTCGCCCGCTGCT acaTTATGAATCAGAAAGCTCGGCTGGCGTGGGAACTTTACCTCAAAATGGAGACTTCAGCTGATTCCTTCAGCCTCCTGCAGCTCATCGCCAATGACTGCTACAAG atggGACAGTTTTACTATGCGGCGAAGGCGTTTGACGTTCTGGAGCGTCTGGATCATCAGAATCCGGAATACTGGGAGGGAAAGCGTGGAGCCTGTGTGGGAATCTTCCAGCTCATCCTGGCAGGACGAGAACC
- the ttc26 gene encoding intraflagellar transport protein 56 isoform X2 — MILSRVKPALGGETSLSSSEKKRKNKSKKIPRVEDYLNQRDYLGAITLLEFQRNGGTAEENTDLWLGYCAFHLGDHKRAMEEYKTLTLSPDCPSDVWVFLGCALFFLGLYKEAEVAALKGPKIQLQNRLLFHLAHKFGDEKKLMGFHQNLEDVTEDQLSLASIHYMRSHYQEAIDIYKRILLQNREFLALNVYVALCYYKLDYYDVSQEVLAVYLQSVPDSTIALNLKACNHFRLYNGKAAEAELKNLMDISSSSFEFAKELIRHNLVVFRGGEGALQVLPPLIDVITEARLNLVIYYLRQDDVQEAYNLIKDLEPTTPQEYILKGVVNAALGQEIGSRDHLKIAQQFFQLVGGSASECDTIPGRQCMASCFFLLKQFEDVLIYLNSVKAKAALGNFKEAEEKCWCVCVCVCVCVFVQVFLLIQSEKIRNDYVYLSWLARCYIMNQKARLAWELYLKMETSADSFSLLQLIANDCYKMGQFYYAAKAFDVLERLDHQNPEYWEGKRGACVGIFQLILAGREPRETLKEVLPMLRSAGNPQVEYIIRIMKKWAKDNRVAL; from the exons ATG atCTTGTCTCGGGTGAAGCCGGCACTCGGTGGTGAAACCTCGCTGAGCTCCAgtgagaagaaaaggaagaataaGAGTAAAAAGATTCCTCGGGTAGAAGATTACCTCAACCAGAGAGACTACCTGGGAGCCATTACACTGCTGGAG TTCCAGAGGAATGGTGGAACAGCTGAGGAGAACACGGACCTCTGGTTAGGCTATTGTGCCTTCCACTTAGGAGACCACAAGAGAGcgatggag GAGTATAAGACCCTGACCCTGAGCCCCGACTGTCCCTCTGATGTCTGGGTGTTTCTGGGCTGCGCTCTGTTTTTCCTCGGCCTTTATAAAGAAGCAGAAGTTGCTGCGCTCAAAG gaCCAAAGATTCAGCTACAGAACCGACTTCTCTTTCACTTAGcacacaag TTTGGTGATGAGAAGAAGTTGATGGGATTCCACCAGAACCTGGAGGATGTGACAGAGGACCAGCTGAGCCTCGCCTCCATCCACTACATGAGGTCACACTACCAGGAGGCCATCGATATCTACAAACGCATATTACTGCAGAACAG ggaGTTCCTGGCTCTGAACGTGTACGTAGCTCTCTGTTACTATAAACTGGATTATTACGACGTGTCTCAGGAGGTTCTGGCCGTTTATCTGCAGAGTGTTCCTGACTCCACCATCGCCCTCAACCTCAAAGCCTGCAATCACTTCAGACTGTACAATGGCAAAGCTGCTGag GCTGAGCTGAAGAACCTGATGGACATCTCCTCCAGCTCGTTTGAGTTCGCTAAAGAGCTGATCCGACACAACCTCGTGGTGTTCCGAGGAGGTGAAGGAGCTCTACAGGTTCTCCCTCCTCTCATCGATGTCATCACTGAGGCTCGGCTCAACCTTGTCATCTACTACCTCAGACagg ATGATGTTCAGGAAGCATATAATCTGATTAAAGACCTGGAACCCACAACCCCTCAG gagtACATCCTTAAAGGAGTGGTGAACGCAGCACTCGGACAGGAAATCGGATCT AGGGATCATTTGAAGATTGCACAGCAGTTTTTCCAGCTGGTCGGAGGTTCAGCTAGTGAATGCG acactATCCCTGGTCGACAGTGTATGGCTTCCTGCTTCTTCCTGCTGAAACAGTTTGAGGACGTGCTGATCTATCTCAACTCAGTAAAg GCCAAAGCTGCTTTAGGGAACTTTAAAGAGGCCGAGGAG AAGTgttggtgtgtctgtgtgtgtgtgtgtgtgtgtgtgtttgtacaggtgttcctgctCATCCAGAGTGAGAAGATCAGGAATGACTATGTGTATCTGAGCTGGCTCGCCCGCTGCT acaTTATGAATCAGAAAGCTCGGCTGGCGTGGGAACTTTACCTCAAAATGGAGACTTCAGCTGATTCCTTCAGCCTCCTGCAGCTCATCGCCAATGACTGCTACAAG atggGACAGTTTTACTATGCGGCGAAGGCGTTTGACGTTCTGGAGCGTCTGGATCATCAGAATCCGGAATACTGGGAGGGAAAGCGTGGAGCCTGTGTGGGAATCTTCCAGCTCATCCTGGCAGGACGAGAACC
- the ttc26 gene encoding intraflagellar transport protein 56 isoform X3, with amino-acid sequence MILSRVKPALGGETSLSSSEKKRKNKSKKIPRVEDYLNQRDYLGAITLLEFQRNGGTAEENTDLWLGYCAFHLGDHKRAMEEYKTLTLSPDCPSDVWVFLGCALFFLGLYKEAEVAALKGPKIQLQNRLLFHLAHKFGDEKKLMGFHQNLEDVTEDQLSLASIHYMRSHYQEAIDIYKRILLQNREFLALNVYVALCYYKLDYYDVSQEVLAVYLQSVPDSTIALNLKACNHFRLYNGKAAEAELKNLMDISSSSFEFAKELIRHNLVVFRGGEGALQVLPPLIDVITEARLNLVIYYLRQDDVQEAYNLIKDLEPTTPQEYILKGVVNAALGQEIGSRDHLKIAQQFFQLVGGSASECDTIPGRQCMASCFFLLKQFEDVLIYLNSVKSYFYTDDTFNFNYAQAKAALGNFKEAEEVFLLIQSEKIRNDYVYLSWLARCYIMNQKARLAWELYLKMETSADSFSLLQLIANDCYKMGQFYYAAKAFDVLERLDHQNPEYWEGKRGACVGIFQLILAGREPRETLKEVLPMLRSAGNPQVEYIIRIMKKWAKDNRVAL; translated from the exons ATG atCTTGTCTCGGGTGAAGCCGGCACTCGGTGGTGAAACCTCGCTGAGCTCCAgtgagaagaaaaggaagaataaGAGTAAAAAGATTCCTCGGGTAGAAGATTACCTCAACCAGAGAGACTACCTGGGAGCCATTACACTGCTGGAG TTCCAGAGGAATGGTGGAACAGCTGAGGAGAACACGGACCTCTGGTTAGGCTATTGTGCCTTCCACTTAGGAGACCACAAGAGAGcgatggag GAGTATAAGACCCTGACCCTGAGCCCCGACTGTCCCTCTGATGTCTGGGTGTTTCTGGGCTGCGCTCTGTTTTTCCTCGGCCTTTATAAAGAAGCAGAAGTTGCTGCGCTCAAAG gaCCAAAGATTCAGCTACAGAACCGACTTCTCTTTCACTTAGcacacaag TTTGGTGATGAGAAGAAGTTGATGGGATTCCACCAGAACCTGGAGGATGTGACAGAGGACCAGCTGAGCCTCGCCTCCATCCACTACATGAGGTCACACTACCAGGAGGCCATCGATATCTACAAACGCATATTACTGCAGAACAG ggaGTTCCTGGCTCTGAACGTGTACGTAGCTCTCTGTTACTATAAACTGGATTATTACGACGTGTCTCAGGAGGTTCTGGCCGTTTATCTGCAGAGTGTTCCTGACTCCACCATCGCCCTCAACCTCAAAGCCTGCAATCACTTCAGACTGTACAATGGCAAAGCTGCTGag GCTGAGCTGAAGAACCTGATGGACATCTCCTCCAGCTCGTTTGAGTTCGCTAAAGAGCTGATCCGACACAACCTCGTGGTGTTCCGAGGAGGTGAAGGAGCTCTACAGGTTCTCCCTCCTCTCATCGATGTCATCACTGAGGCTCGGCTCAACCTTGTCATCTACTACCTCAGACagg ATGATGTTCAGGAAGCATATAATCTGATTAAAGACCTGGAACCCACAACCCCTCAG gagtACATCCTTAAAGGAGTGGTGAACGCAGCACTCGGACAGGAAATCGGATCT AGGGATCATTTGAAGATTGCACAGCAGTTTTTCCAGCTGGTCGGAGGTTCAGCTAGTGAATGCG acactATCCCTGGTCGACAGTGTATGGCTTCCTGCTTCTTCCTGCTGAAACAGTTTGAGGACGTGCTGATCTATCTCAACTCAGTAAAg AGTTATTTCTACACTGATGACACGTTTAACTTCAACTACGCTCAGGCCAAAGCTGCTTTAGGGAACTTTAAAGAGGCCGAGGAG gtgttcctgctCATCCAGAGTGAGAAGATCAGGAATGACTATGTGTATCTGAGCTGGCTCGCCCGCTGCT acaTTATGAATCAGAAAGCTCGGCTGGCGTGGGAACTTTACCTCAAAATGGAGACTTCAGCTGATTCCTTCAGCCTCCTGCAGCTCATCGCCAATGACTGCTACAAG atggGACAGTTTTACTATGCGGCGAAGGCGTTTGACGTTCTGGAGCGTCTGGATCATCAGAATCCGGAATACTGGGAGGGAAAGCGTGGAGCCTGTGTGGGAATCTTCCAGCTCATCCTGGCAGGACGAGAACC
- the ttc26 gene encoding intraflagellar transport protein 56 isoform X1 — translation MILSRVKPALGGETSLSSSEKKRKNKSKKIPRVEDYLNQRDYLGAITLLEFQRNGGTAEENTDLWLGYCAFHLGDHKRAMEEYKTLTLSPDCPSDVWVFLGCALFFLGLYKEAEVAALKGPKIQLQNRLLFHLAHKFGDEKKLMGFHQNLEDVTEDQLSLASIHYMRSHYQEAIDIYKRILLQNREFLALNVYVALCYYKLDYYDVSQEVLAVYLQSVPDSTIALNLKACNHFRLYNGKAAEAELKNLMDISSSSFEFAKELIRHNLVVFRGGEGALQVLPPLIDVITEARLNLVIYYLRQDDVQEAYNLIKDLEPTTPQEYILKGVVNAALGQEIGSRDHLKIAQQFFQLVGGSASECDTIPGRQCMASCFFLLKQFEDVLIYLNSVKSYFYTDDTFNFNYAQAKAALGNFKEAEEKCWCVCVCVCVCVFVQVFLLIQSEKIRNDYVYLSWLARCYIMNQKARLAWELYLKMETSADSFSLLQLIANDCYKMGQFYYAAKAFDVLERLDHQNPEYWEGKRGACVGIFQLILAGREPRETLKEVLPMLRSAGNPQVEYIIRIMKKWAKDNRVAL, via the exons ATG atCTTGTCTCGGGTGAAGCCGGCACTCGGTGGTGAAACCTCGCTGAGCTCCAgtgagaagaaaaggaagaataaGAGTAAAAAGATTCCTCGGGTAGAAGATTACCTCAACCAGAGAGACTACCTGGGAGCCATTACACTGCTGGAG TTCCAGAGGAATGGTGGAACAGCTGAGGAGAACACGGACCTCTGGTTAGGCTATTGTGCCTTCCACTTAGGAGACCACAAGAGAGcgatggag GAGTATAAGACCCTGACCCTGAGCCCCGACTGTCCCTCTGATGTCTGGGTGTTTCTGGGCTGCGCTCTGTTTTTCCTCGGCCTTTATAAAGAAGCAGAAGTTGCTGCGCTCAAAG gaCCAAAGATTCAGCTACAGAACCGACTTCTCTTTCACTTAGcacacaag TTTGGTGATGAGAAGAAGTTGATGGGATTCCACCAGAACCTGGAGGATGTGACAGAGGACCAGCTGAGCCTCGCCTCCATCCACTACATGAGGTCACACTACCAGGAGGCCATCGATATCTACAAACGCATATTACTGCAGAACAG ggaGTTCCTGGCTCTGAACGTGTACGTAGCTCTCTGTTACTATAAACTGGATTATTACGACGTGTCTCAGGAGGTTCTGGCCGTTTATCTGCAGAGTGTTCCTGACTCCACCATCGCCCTCAACCTCAAAGCCTGCAATCACTTCAGACTGTACAATGGCAAAGCTGCTGag GCTGAGCTGAAGAACCTGATGGACATCTCCTCCAGCTCGTTTGAGTTCGCTAAAGAGCTGATCCGACACAACCTCGTGGTGTTCCGAGGAGGTGAAGGAGCTCTACAGGTTCTCCCTCCTCTCATCGATGTCATCACTGAGGCTCGGCTCAACCTTGTCATCTACTACCTCAGACagg ATGATGTTCAGGAAGCATATAATCTGATTAAAGACCTGGAACCCACAACCCCTCAG gagtACATCCTTAAAGGAGTGGTGAACGCAGCACTCGGACAGGAAATCGGATCT AGGGATCATTTGAAGATTGCACAGCAGTTTTTCCAGCTGGTCGGAGGTTCAGCTAGTGAATGCG acactATCCCTGGTCGACAGTGTATGGCTTCCTGCTTCTTCCTGCTGAAACAGTTTGAGGACGTGCTGATCTATCTCAACTCAGTAAAg AGTTATTTCTACACTGATGACACGTTTAACTTCAACTACGCTCAGGCCAAAGCTGCTTTAGGGAACTTTAAAGAGGCCGAGGAG AAGTgttggtgtgtctgtgtgtgtgtgtgtgtgtgtgtgtttgtacaggtgttcctgctCATCCAGAGTGAGAAGATCAGGAATGACTATGTGTATCTGAGCTGGCTCGCCCGCTGCT acaTTATGAATCAGAAAGCTCGGCTGGCGTGGGAACTTTACCTCAAAATGGAGACTTCAGCTGATTCCTTCAGCCTCCTGCAGCTCATCGCCAATGACTGCTACAAG atggGACAGTTTTACTATGCGGCGAAGGCGTTTGACGTTCTGGAGCGTCTGGATCATCAGAATCCGGAATACTGGGAGGGAAAGCGTGGAGCCTGTGTGGGAATCTTCCAGCTCATCCTGGCAGGACGAGAACC